The Filimonas lacunae genomic sequence ACACCATGTTGAATTTGGAATGGTTCAGAACATTTAAAGCCGTTTACGAAACAGGAAACCTGTCTACAGCAGCGCAACTGCTCTTTATTTCTCAACCCGGTGTAAGTGTGCACTTAAATTCGCTGGAAGCGTATACAGGCTACCGCCTGTTTGAACGTGTAGCCAGGAAGATGCTGCCTACAGAACGGGGCACCATCCTGTATAATTGTATAATAGAGCCTATTCATCAACTGGAAGCAGCGGAAGAGTCTTTTCACCGAAATTCCAAGGTGGACAAGCCTACGATTAGTGTAGGTATGGGGCTTGAAATATTTAAATATTCGCTGGAAGAGCACCTTGCAGAATTGCCTTTCAACCTGGTACTGCGGTTTGGAGAATACCGGCAGATAGTACAGGAATTGGATACGGGAAAGCTTGACCTGATATTGACCCCTCAAAAAGGAAATCAGAGCAACCTGGAATATATACCTTTTACAAAAGAGCGGATTATCCTGATCTGTGGCAATGAAACAGATACCATAACATTGGATGCGCTGCTATTAGCCGATGAAAGAATGGCCATCAGGGAATGGTTGAAAGCGCAGATCTGGTACACTACAGCGGCTGATATGGAGCATCTTCAGCATTTCTGGATGGCGAATTTTGGTTGCCTGCCAGATCTGAAGCCCAATTATATAGTGCCTAATTTCTCTTCTATACTACGTTGCCTGAGTAATGGCAAAGGTTTCGCTGTAATACCGGATTTCCTTGCCAAAAAGGAGTTGGCGCTTCAATTGGTAAAGCTGGCATGGGAGGGAAGTCCGTACGTGGAAAACATCCTGCATTTCGGCAAACGAAAAAAGACGATATACTCCAATGAGATCCGGCAACTGGAACAAATTTTGGCCAGTAACTGGTATTAAAGCTACTACCAAAGGTTTTGCGTCCGTATACTCCCTGCTTTATCAAAAGCTGTACAGGACTGAGAACGTAGCTATTATAGGACGAGTCAGTTGATCTATTCATTGACCTGAATGAACCAAATTGGAAACTTAGTACAGACGCCCTAAATTGGCATTATGAAAAAAGCAACCTTGTTGTTGGCCCTGGCCTGTTTTTTCGTAGCTGGCTATGGCCAATACCTGCCTGGAGAAAACCGGGTGCTCGGCAGCCTCTCCGGTCTGCTGGAACAGTTGAAGAAAAGCTCATCCAATACACAGAGGGCCACCATACTTTTAAATATTGGCTATAAGCACCTCTACAAACCCAATGGGGAAAAAGAGGATCTTGATACCGCTCTTCAGTATGCCCGTCAGGTGACTGACCTGGGCAGGCAAATGAAAAGTGCCTTTTTTCAACAGGAAGCGCTGTTGCTCACCTCCATGATACACACCGAGGGCAGGGATTATACGGCAGCACAGAAATTGTTTCCTGCCATGCAGGACAGCATACGGCTTAAGGCGTTGATGGTGCTGACCATGTTCAATTTAAACCTCGGATTGTCAGAGTCGCCTCCGCGTCTCTGGATTGATTCCGGAGCCTATTATATGCAACAGGCGCTGAAGCTGTCGTACAGGACCAGGTTGCTGCCCGGCATGATGTCGCAGATAGTAGAACAAGTTGCTTTATTTTATAGGAACCTGCGCCTGCCAGACCTTTCAGAAAAATATTTTTTTATCGCGCTGAAGTTTAGCGATAGTCTCGGCGGCCTTTCCAAGGTTCGTTTGTACAGCCGCATGTGTGGCATGTATAGTTTAGAAAACAATTTTTATAAAGCCACGCAATACGGAATATTGGCAGAAAAAGCGGTGAATGCCAGTACCACCAATCAGGATATGAGCAATTTATACCTGAACCTGGCAAATCTGTATGCCTCACAGAATAAGCCTGAAGGGGTTATACGGTATCGCGGATACCTGCTGGCAGCGCCACATAAGTATAAGGGGTTTGTAGACCTTTACGTTACACTTGACCGGTATTGCGACGGTCTGAGAAAGATGGGCCGCCAGGATGAGATTCTGCCCTATGTGCAAAAGTTTCAGCAACAGTGCCCGCCGGAAACAGATAATGATAAAATTTTTTATCATTCCGTTCTGGCAAAAAGCTACCAGGAAAGGAAAGAATATGGGCTTGCCGAGACGAATTACCTGGAAGCCATCCGGTATGCAGAGTTGGTGCATACAAGCATCGGTGCTATGTATTACAACCTGGGGGTGTGCTATTATCAAAGCAAGAGGTTTGAGCAGGCGCTGGTTGCATTCAAGGTCGCTGAAAAAAATGGACAGCTTGAAACCTATGTGTATATGGCCAATACCCTTTCTTACATAGCTAGTTGCGAGGCTGCCCTGGACAACCACAAAAGCGCTTACGATTACCTGCTCAGAAGCAAGACCACATCCGATTCTATCTTTACAATAGCCAAAGTAAAGCTCGCTGATGAACTGGAAGTCCAATACAAAACACGGCGTAAGGAAGATACCCTTCGCACCAAAGAAGAAAATATCCGGACCCTGAACTACACAGCTGAAAAAATGAGGCAGGCTGCATTGCTGAAAGACGCAGAGCTGGAACAGGCAGCCCTGTTGAGCCAGAAAGACAAGATTACCCTCACTGCCCTGGAACTGAAAGCAAAGAACGCGGAAGTGATCGAAAAAAACTATACGCTGCAACAGGCGGCTATTAAACAGGCAGAGGTAAAGAAAAAGATCACTTATGTGGTGATAGCGCTGCTGTTCGTTATCGTAAGTTTGTTATGCTGGCTGTTTCTGACAAAGCTAAAGTCCAACAAGGTGATCACTGAAAAGAACGATCAGTTGCAGGAGCTGGTGAAAGATAAAATATGGTTGCTCAAGGAAATGCACCATCGCGTGAAGAACAATCTGCACATCATCGATAACCTGTTGGAGTTTCAGGCTGCTTACCTGCAGGACGATGCACGTGATGCCATAAGGCACTCCCAGTCCCGTATTTTTTCCATGTCACTGATTCATCAAAAGCTTTACCAGACGGAAGATTCCAAAACCATTGATATGACCAGCTATATCCCGGAACTGGTAGATTACCTACAGGATAGCTTTAATATACACCAGAGCGTTCATGTGAACATGGATATCGATCCTACTGTTTTCAACGTGGGAGAAGCGGTACCGTTGGGCCTCATCATCAACGAAGCCGTTACCAATTCCATGAAGCATGCCTTCTCCGAAGGACAACCGGGTAAGATCGATATTAGTTTGAAGGCTAAAGGCGCCCATAAATACGACCTGGTAGTGGCCGATAACGGCCGGGGATTAAGCCATGACTTCGACTTTGATCAGGCCAGTTCCATGGGCTTTCAACTGATCAAAGGGTTAGCGCAACAACTGCAGGCTGAGTTACATATTGCTAATACAAACGGGCTGAAGATAACTGTTGCACATATTGTTGCCAACCTTACCGTTGGTAAAGCCGAAGTGAAACCGTTGTAAGCGGGAAATTTGCGAAGGTCGGCCTGCTGTGCCGTCAATTATTACCAATGCGAACTTGCAAGGCACACTAAAAAAGCATTTCTTTGATGGCTTAAGCCGGCCGGGTAGGTCAATAGAGTGGAGAATGCAACGTTACATAACGAAAAAGAGCTGCTGCAACAGGCGGCGGCAGGAAGCGAAGCAGCTTTTAAAGCGCTGTTTATGCACTATTGGCCGCAGGTGTATGGTACCAGCCTGCACCTGACCAAATCTCCGGAGCAGGCAAAAGACCTGGCACAGGATCTTTTTCTGAAGCTGTGGGAAAACAGGACAAAGCTGGCAGAGGTGAGCAATGTGGCTGCCTACCTGTACACCTCATCCCGCAACCTGGTAATTGATTATCAGCGCAAGAAAGTGTTCAACGCTGATAATGTAGACTACCTGATACAATTCTTTACCTCATCTGATACCACGGCTCAGCAAAAGCTGGAATACAGGGAATTGGAAGAAGCCCTGGCGGCGGCAGTAAACACACTGCCAGACAAAACCAAAGAAGTGTTTCGCCTGAGCCGGTATGAAGGCTTGTCGCACGATGAAATAGCACAGCAACTGGGCATATCTGTTCATTCCTCCCGTACCTACATAACCCGTGCGCTGGCAGAGATTAGAGAGCAGCTATCCAATCATTCCGACAGCCTCACATTGTTGTTCATTCTTTTTATATCGCGGAAATAATTTTCCTTTTTTTTACGGATTTTGTATTGACAGCTGCTTTTCTTCCGTCATTATACTGAATAAACGAATAATATGCCTGCACCCAACTTCCGGCAACTGTTTCAGCAATACCTACAGGGCAGGCTGCAGCCTTCGCAACTGAAGGCTTTAAGAACACATGTACAGGCGGCAGAAGAAACCGAGGAGCTGGATCAGTTGTTGCTGGAAGCCTATACCAACCCTGCCTTGCAGGCAGGCGGGGAAGCTGCCGCGGAGTGGGTTCGTTTACAGAATAGCATAGCTGCCGGTTCTGCAACAGTCATGCCCATGCCTAAACCTGCTGCGCGTAGGCTATGGGTGATAGGCATAGCAGCAGCGCTATGTGCACTGTCTGTGGCATTATGGCTGGTGATACCAACCCGCACAGCCACAAACAACGGGCGTAGCGCCGCCAGCGCCGGTGCTATAGTGCCAGGCAAACCGGGTGCTATACTCACGCTATCAGATGGCCGCAGGCTGGTATTGGATAGTATGGGTAACGGGCAGATTGCCACCGACAACGGCAGTACCCTGGTGTTAAATAATAACCAGCTGATATACAATGCTGCTACGGCAGGAACGGCTAGTGCTATTCATACGCTTACCACGCCTGCCGGTAAACAATTCCGGCTGGCATTGCCGGATGGTACGCAGGTATGGCTGAATGCAGCATCGTCCATCGAATTTCCCTCTGCCT encodes the following:
- a CDS encoding histidine kinase dimerization/phosphoacceptor domain -containing protein translates to MKKATLLLALACFFVAGYGQYLPGENRVLGSLSGLLEQLKKSSSNTQRATILLNIGYKHLYKPNGEKEDLDTALQYARQVTDLGRQMKSAFFQQEALLLTSMIHTEGRDYTAAQKLFPAMQDSIRLKALMVLTMFNLNLGLSESPPRLWIDSGAYYMQQALKLSYRTRLLPGMMSQIVEQVALFYRNLRLPDLSEKYFFIALKFSDSLGGLSKVRLYSRMCGMYSLENNFYKATQYGILAEKAVNASTTNQDMSNLYLNLANLYASQNKPEGVIRYRGYLLAAPHKYKGFVDLYVTLDRYCDGLRKMGRQDEILPYVQKFQQQCPPETDNDKIFYHSVLAKSYQERKEYGLAETNYLEAIRYAELVHTSIGAMYYNLGVCYYQSKRFEQALVAFKVAEKNGQLETYVYMANTLSYIASCEAALDNHKSAYDYLLRSKTTSDSIFTIAKVKLADELEVQYKTRRKEDTLRTKEENIRTLNYTAEKMRQAALLKDAELEQAALLSQKDKITLTALELKAKNAEVIEKNYTLQQAAIKQAEVKKKITYVVIALLFVIVSLLCWLFLTKLKSNKVITEKNDQLQELVKDKIWLLKEMHHRVKNNLHIIDNLLEFQAAYLQDDARDAIRHSQSRIFSMSLIHQKLYQTEDSKTIDMTSYIPELVDYLQDSFNIHQSVHVNMDIDPTVFNVGEAVPLGLIINEAVTNSMKHAFSEGQPGKIDISLKAKGAHKYDLVVADNGRGLSHDFDFDQASSMGFQLIKGLAQQLQAELHIANTNGLKITVAHIVANLTVGKAEVKPL
- a CDS encoding RNA polymerase sigma factor, whose translation is MENATLHNEKELLQQAAAGSEAAFKALFMHYWPQVYGTSLHLTKSPEQAKDLAQDLFLKLWENRTKLAEVSNVAAYLYTSSRNLVIDYQRKKVFNADNVDYLIQFFTSSDTTAQQKLEYRELEEALAAAVNTLPDKTKEVFRLSRYEGLSHDEIAQQLGISVHSSRTYITRALAEIREQLSNHSDSLTLLFILFISRK
- a CDS encoding FecR family protein — its product is MPAPNFRQLFQQYLQGRLQPSQLKALRTHVQAAEETEELDQLLLEAYTNPALQAGGEAAAEWVRLQNSIAAGSATVMPMPKPAARRLWVIGIAAALCALSVALWLVIPTRTATNNGRSAASAGAIVPGKPGAILTLSDGRRLVLDSMGNGQIATDNGSTLVLNNNQLIYNAATAGTASAIHTLTTPAGKQFRLALPDGTQVWLNAASSIEFPSAFNGRERTIRVTGEAYLEVVPAKNQPFYIVTQQAKVAVLGTGLNVSAYNDDAVSSITLATGSIQVSDLHASAATLVQLVPGQQALLKTDAAMVVQQVNLNEVTAWKNNRFFYRSVPAKDFLKAIARWYNITVEYEGKVPDQELWINYSRDQPLETTLEVLRNSNIRFELVQRRLIVKE
- a CDS encoding LysR family transcriptional regulator encodes the protein MLNLEWFRTFKAVYETGNLSTAAQLLFISQPGVSVHLNSLEAYTGYRLFERVARKMLPTERGTILYNCIIEPIHQLEAAEESFHRNSKVDKPTISVGMGLEIFKYSLEEHLAELPFNLVLRFGEYRQIVQELDTGKLDLILTPQKGNQSNLEYIPFTKERIILICGNETDTITLDALLLADERMAIREWLKAQIWYTTAADMEHLQHFWMANFGCLPDLKPNYIVPNFSSILRCLSNGKGFAVIPDFLAKKELALQLVKLAWEGSPYVENILHFGKRKKTIYSNEIRQLEQILASNWY